A region from the Acanthochromis polyacanthus isolate Apoly-LR-REF ecotype Palm Island chromosome 23, KAUST_Apoly_ChrSc, whole genome shotgun sequence genome encodes:
- the LOC127532329 gene encoding low affinity immunoglobulin gamma Fc region receptor II-like, with translation MEVTALCIRLLVDVFVLLAAQVDHSYSAQKADAVFLRVDPKRLQFSEYESFSVTCEGTDGVSEWRVMRKLQKALKANSSSNTCISLESSCTFDPAFIKHSGEYWCEDEDGRTSDTVNITVAGSVMLEIPEQPVMEGDDVTLRCINKKTESNHTVDFYKDGVHLETRYDDMIYIIQSVSKSNEGLYKCNISGCAESPEMWLAVEKQKTVITEPPKDTELSDSDVPETPMLWIVGVLLVALLLLLMGALLCSKHKVCLSSGKSSPGHDDNIVLREDNVTDPHHATYAVVNKQRKRKGGDDPNHMTYSFVTMSEPSESSAATSALEEGIIYSSVNINRQVMRAANEPRRKEDDVIYSSINRK, from the exons atggAGGTTACAGCTCTCTGCATCCGACTCT TGGTGGATGTGTTCGTCCTGCTGGCTGCACAAGTGGACCACAGTTACTCTGCTCAGAAAGCTG ATGCAGTTTTTCTTCGTGTTGATCCAAAGAGACTTCAGTTCTCTGAATATGAGTCTTTCTCTGTGACCTGTGAGGGGACTGATGGCGTCTCTGAATGGAGAGTGATGAGGAAGCTGCAGAAAGCCTTGAAGGCCAATTCTTCTTCTAACACGTGCATCTCATTGGAGTCTTCCTGCACATTTGATCCTGCATTTATAAAGCACAGCGGAGAATACTGGTGTGAAGACGAAGATGGACGAACAAGTGACACCGTCAACATCACTGTTG CTGGTTCTGTGATGCTGGAAATTCCTGAGCAGCCTGTGATGGAGGGAGATGATGTGACTCTTCGCTGTATCAACAAGAAAACTGAGTCTAACCACACAGTTGATTTCTACAAAGATGGCGTCCATCTCGAGACGCGGTATGACGACATGATCTACATAATCCAGAGTGTCTCCAAGTCTAATGAAGGACTCTACAAGTGCAACATCTCCGGATGTGCAGAGTCACCTGAGATGTGGTTGGCTgtagagaaacaaaaaacag TCATTACAGAACCTCCCAAAGACACTGAACTGTCAGACAGTGATGTCCCTGAAACCCCCATGTTATGGATTGTTGGTGTTTTATTGGTGgctctgctgttgctgctgatgGGAGCACTGCTCTGCAGCAAACACAAAG TCTGTCTTTCATCTGGAAAATCATCACCAGGGCATGACGACAACATTG TCTTGAGAGAGGACAATGTGACCGATCCACATCATGCAACATATGCTGTTGTCAATAAGCAAAGGAAGAGGAAAG GAGGAGATGATCCGAACCACATGACATACTCTTTTGTTACAATGTCAG AACCATCAGAGTCCAGTGCAGCCACCAGTGCACTAGAGGAGGGCATCATCTACTCTTCAGTCAACATAA acagacaggtgatgAGAGCAGCCAATGAGCCACGTAGAAAGGAGGACGATGTCATTTACTCTTCCATTAACA GAAAGTGA